Within Effusibacillus lacus, the genomic segment GCCATTCCCTGACAGATTGGAGATACCCGTCATCCCGTACACCCGGCATCATATGGTGCGCGGGACCATAGTACATATGACCGTGATGATGCATGGGACTGTGATGATACGGCATGCCATGAGGATACATCGGATACGGGTACAGATTGCCGCATTCATCCATCAGAAACGGATAGGTTCCCGGCGGGCAAGGATTGTAGTATACGGGAGGACAAGGGACCTTCATGCAAGGCTTGGTCATGACCGGCTTTTCCATGGGTTTCATTTTGGGTTTGGGTGGTTGTTTGATTTCCACCTTGACAGGCGGTTGCATGAAATATTGCGGATGGTACTCCAGCATCATCAAATGATAGTGGTAATCGGGGCCCTCGACCGGAATCGGTGCAGGTGCCGGTTGGGGTATGGGGGCTGTCACGATCGGCTTGACTTCGGTCATTTTGGCTTTTGGCATCGTCATCATTTCTTTGGTGTGCATGCCCGGTCCCATTAGAACGCTGTCCATGCCGTGAACCGGAATATTGATCACTTGCCCGGGCATAATCATGTCCGGATTTGCAATTTGGGGGTTGGCGGCAATAATGCTTGCCAAGGAATGCCCTGTTTTCTTGGCAATCTTCCATAACGTATCTCCGCTTTGCACCACATATTTCTCCACATTCATTCCCTCCGGCGTTGGAATATCGCTTGTAACTATCCCTTCAGTCGCAACAGGCACGTTGACTTTCATTCCCACATCGATCTTGTCAGGATCGGCAATTTGCGGATTGGCGGCAATCACTTGTGCCAACGGAACGCCGTACATTTTCGCAATTTTCCAAAGAGTGTCACCCTTCTGGACATTGTGTACCTTCAATCCATTCGTCCTCCTCTGGTTGAATGTCACTTGCAGTATATGCGCCCTAAGGACATTTGCCATGAATAAGGCAAAAATAGGCACTCAACCAAATTCTGAGCTATAATGAATAAAAATGACTCCGGGTGATCTCAATGAATTTTATCGCTGTCGCGGCCGGCGGCGCTGTCGGATCGCTTGCCCGTTACGTCCTTGCGCTGGTATTTCCTATAGACAACGTCCCATTGTTTCCTTGGCCGACTTTTCTCGCGAATGTCATCGGCTGTTTTTTGATAGGTCTACTCTTCCAAGCAACCGGAGAAAGACTAACGGACCATCACCTCCGGTTAGGCCTCGGCACAGGCCTGCTCGGCGGTTTCACCACTTTCTCCACCTTTTCTCTGGAATTGATTCAGATGGTCCGGGCGGGGCAAGTCCTGCTTGCGCTCTCCTACTGCTTTGCCAGCTTGGCAGTCAGTCTGGCAGCTTGTTATTGGGGAATTAGAGCCATACGAACATTTCAAGCAAAATTTCGGACAAAGACAGGTGATGCTGCATGACTTGGATATTGGTTGCGGCAGGAGGAGCGCTTGGGGCTGTTGCCCGCTGGCAGATCGGCCAACGGCTTGTCAAACTGTTTCCCTTGCGTTGGCCGGTCGGCACCTTTGCGGTAAACTTCTTTGGATCGTTCTTGCTTGGCTGGCTTTCCGTCACCCGATTGAGCCATCTCCAATGGGAATTCTTGGCCATTGGTGTTCTGGGCGCCTTCACGACTTTTTCCTCTTTCAGTTATGAAGCGGTATCCATGTGGCTTAAACAGGACCGGATACAAACCTTGTGGTATATTTTGTTGACCTTGTTGACCAGTATTGCTGCCTGTTGGGCAGGGACCCTGGCAGGTTGAACAAGACACCGGTCAGCAGTTCGTCAAGACGAAAAAAGGACCGGTTTCCACCGATCCCTTTTTCTAGATCAGAATATGTTTCTGCAATTAGAATGCAGGTACAACCGCACCTTGATACTTGTCTTCAATGAACTTCTTCACTTCCGGTGTGTTCAACGCTTTGGCCAATTTCTGGATCGCTTCCGAATCTTTGTTGTCAGGACGTGCAACCAGGATGTTCACGTACGGCGATTCCTTGTCTTCAATTGCCAGAGCGTCTTTGGTCGGAACCAGCTTGGCTTGCAGGGCAAAGTTTGTGTTGATCAATGCCAGATCGACTTCACCGAGTACACGCGGGAGCATCGCGGCCTCCACTTCTTTAATCTTCAGGTTTTTCTTGTTTTCCACGATGTCTTTCACAGTTCCTTTGATACCTACGCCATCTTTCAGTTTGATCAGATTGTTTTTTGCAAGCAAGGCAAGCGCGCGTCCACCGTTTGTCGGATCGTTGGGAATTGCAACTGTCGCGCCATCTTTCAACTCCTCAAGTTTCTTGATCTTCTGGGAGTAGATGCCAAACGGTTCAATATGAACCCCGGTTACCTTGACCAGGTTCATTTTGCGATCCTTATTCTCTTGTTCGAGGTACGGAACGTGCTGGAAGAAGTTTGCATCCAATTGCTTTTCAAATACCTGTATGTTCGGCTGAACATAGTCATTGAACTCTTTCACTTCGAGGGTAACCCCTTGCTCTTTCAGCTTGGGTGCAACAAACTTCAGGATTTCTGCGTGCGGAACTGCGGTTGCCCCGACTTTCAGGGTTACTTCCTTCTTATCGCCGCCAGCAGCCGGTGCCGGAGTCTCTGCGTTTTCTTTCTTGCCGCATGCGGACAGCGAGAACGCAAGTGTAAGGGAGAGTAGTGGTACAAGCCATTTTTTCATAGTTTAAAATTCCCCTTTCCGTGTTTGATGCTTTCATTTTTGTTTATATGAATCCCCGCGAACATTCCCAAAATCGGGGACACCCGCGAGTACATCATATATACCGTCTGGAATTATTTCCGGCTGAAACGGAGAACCAGCCAATCGCCGATGGACTGCAGAATTTGCACCAGGACGATCAGTATGGCGACCGTTACCAACATGACATCTGTTTGAAAGCGCTGATAGCCATACCGTATGGCCAGATCCCCCAAACCGCCCCCGCCGATAACGCCTGACATTGCGGTATATGACACCAATGCCACAGTCGTAATTGTAATGCCGGCGATCAGTCCGGGACGGGATTCAGGCAGCAGAACCCTTGAAATGATTTGCCAGTGGGTTGCCCCCATCGATTGGGCTGCTTCGATGACTCCCTTGTCCACTTCCCGCAAAGAAGTTTCCACAAGCCTTGCGAAAAATGGGGCCGCGCCAATCACAAGCGGTGGAATCGAACCCTGGATCCCGAGGGATGTCCCGACAATCAGCTTGGTAAAAGGAATCAACAGAATCATCAGAATGATAAACGGTACGGACCGCAGGATATTGACCACAAAGGAAGCGGTTGCGTAGAACAGCCGGTTTTCCAATAACTGTCCTTTGGAAGTCAGGAACAACAACACTCCCACCGGAAGACCGATGATAACGGTAAACAATGCGGACAGGCCCAGCATAATGAGCGTGTCTATCGTCGCCATTCCAATTTCCGCCCATTCGAGGTTCACAAAGCTGATTTCCAATTCAGATCACCTCCACTTCGAGTCCACGGTTCCGAAGCGCAGTCACCGTGTTCACAATCTGCTCTTTCTTGCCGTCCAGTTCAACCACCAGCTGTCCGTAAGGTGTGTCTTTCATGCGGGAAATGGTGCCCTGCAGGATATTGAAAGAAGCCCCGGTTTCCATCATGGTTTCGAACAAGACCGGTTGATAAGTTTGTTCCCCAAGGAACGTGATCCGAACAATCGTCCGGTCTCCAACCGCTTTCTCGTGGGCCACCGTTTCCTGCAATTCCATCGAATCGGCCACTTGCTCCACAAATTCCTTTGTGGTGGGGTGCTGAGGCCTTAAGAACACATCTGCCACAGGTCCGGTCTCGACTATTTGTCCCCCGTCAATGACAGCCACCCGGTCGCAAATAGAACGGATCACATGCATTTCATGCGTGATCAGCACGATTGTGATGCCCAACTGGCGATTTATGTCCCGCAGCAAGGCCAGAATCGAATTGGTAGTTTGCGGATCCAGCGCTGACGTAGCTTCATCGCAAAGCAGCACGGCAGGATCATTGGCCAGTGCCCTGGCAATGCCCACCCGCTGCTTCTGACCGCCTGACAGTTGGGCTGGATACTTGTCCCGATGCTGCTCCAATCCTACAAGCTTTAACAGTTCCGCTACCTTGCGCTCAATATCCGCTTTTGGACGTCTGGCCAATTGCAGAGGGAACGCAATGTTTTCACCCACCGTGGCGGAAGACAGCAAATTGAAATGTTGGAAGATCATTCCGATTCTCCGGCGTTTCTCCTGCAGTTCCCTGGCAGTAAGCGATGTAAGGTCAACTCCATCCACAATCACCCGCCCGGAAGTAGGTTGTTCCAACAGATTCATGCAGCGGATCAGCGTACTTTTACCGGCACCGGAATGACCGATGACCCCGAATATTTCTCCTTTCCCAATCGACAGGTGAATGCCGCTCAGCGCGGGTACCTCCGATTTTCCGACGATATAGTGTTTATGCAAATCCTGTAATTGGATCATACGTAACACCCCCATTTCCGCTCTGAAGTTTGCCGTCATAGAAAAAACCCTTTTTCTACAGACTGAAAAAGGGCTTTCATTTCGAATGTCCCTTCTCATCTGTCAGGTATTCGGATACCTGAAGGAATTGGCACCATGCCGCCCGTCTAAAGCGATTGCTTCAGACGAACCGGTTGCCGGGCTTCATTGGGCCTGTCCCTCCGCCTCTCTGGATAAGAAGAATTACCGTTTATATGAATTATGAATATTTTATACTAAAAAGACAAATCTCAGTATACCTATTTCATGTCAGTTAGTCAATAAAAAATCCTGCATTAAAAGCAGGTCATGTCCGGCAATTAGGTTTTTCATCGGAGTTCATGTTCTTTTGGTTCCGGCTTCGAATTTGAAGCTGGTAGAGTTTCGACATCAGTTCCCGTTGCTCCCTGTCAGTGAAAAAGACGAACTTGACACCATATTGGAATTGATCGGATGTCGATTTTTTCCATACCAGTTGGCCATAAACCTGTAACTGTTGTTCAGGTAAGTTCACATCAAATTTCCAGATCAATTCTTCACTGACAGGAATGTCACGTTCCGAAACAAAACAGAGTCCTCCTCCGGAGATGTTTCTCAATACGACTTCAAACTGTTTTCCGATAGGCATATACCGGTTGCCAAGCTTTCTTAGTTGAAGCGAACAAAAGGCGTTCAGTGGAATCCTGTAATGCTCCCTCCGCTGCATGCTGATTTCCAGCCTTTACTTTGAGATTAAAGGAGACAGTTTTAAGTTATCAAAATTTTCTTCCGGTCTCCAGTTACTCAAGTCCTATTTTAATGACCCCATTTTGGTAGAGAAAAAGCGTTGCCCGTAGGCAACGCCCAAGATCAGGACGGAATTCTGCAGCCAATCGCCTGTACGATCAGGTCTCCCATCTCAGATGTTGATACTTTGGTGTCTTGGGGACCGGCCAGATCAGCAGTCCGAGCACCCTTTGCGAGAACCTCTTGAACCGACTGTTCAATTATGGCAGCTTCCTGTTCCCACCCGAAGGAATGGCGGAGCATCATTGCCGCTGACAGAATGATTCCCAAGGGATTGGCGATCCCCTTCCCTGCAATGTCCGGTGCTGAACCGTGAATCGGTTCATACAGACCGACTTGTGCCCCAAGGCTGGCAGAGGGCAGCATGCCGATCGATCCTGTCAGCATGGCCGCTTCATCCGACAAGATGTCTCCAAACATGTTCTCGGTAACCAATACGTCAAACTGGCGCGGATTGCGGATCAACTGCATGGCACAATTGTCCACCAGGATATGCTCACACTGTACATCCGGGTAATCTTTGGCAACCTGGTTCACCGTTTCCCGCCAGAGCCGGGATGATTCCAACACGTTGGCTTTATCGACCGAATGCAGAAGCTTTTTTCTGTTTCTGGCAATAACAAATGCCATTCGTACAATCCGTTCAATTTCTTCTGTTGTATAAACCAGAGTATCAGTTGCCTGTTCCCCGCTGACGTGCGGCTTCCTCGACTTGTCTCCAAAATAGATGCCGCCTGTCAACTCACGAACAATCAGCAGGTCCACTTCTGCCAGAACTTCCTCCTTCAAGGTGGAAGCGTGCAGCAGCGGTTCATATGCCTTCACGGGCCGCAGGTTTGCAAAGACCCCTAACTCTTTGCGCATTCTCAGCAAACCGGCCTCAGGACGCAGATTCCCCGGATTCTGATCCCACTTTGGACCGCCTACGGCAGCCAGCAGCACTGCGTCAGATTCTTTCAAACCTTGCAGGGTTTGAGGCGGCAGGGGGTCTCCAAACTCATCAATCGCTGTTCCCCCGATGGGCAGGGATTGAAAAGTAAACTCCCTGGAAAACTCTTTGCCGACAGCTTCCAGGACTTTAACCGCTTCCGCCATGATCTCGGGTCCGATCCCGTCCCCCGGAAGCAGCGCGATTTTTTTAGGCATGCAAGTTCACCTGCTCCTTCAAGCGCCGGTACTCACGACCAAAAGTATCCATCCGCTTCATAATGATTCGATTGATTGCGTCGATATAGGCTCGGGCACCTGCTTCGAGTGTGTCGGTAGAAACAGCCCTGCCGTTTGCAACAATCTCTCCTTGGCGAAGCTGTATCCGAACTTCTGCCAAAGCGTCATGCCCGCCGGTTACAGAATCGATTTGGTAATGGAGCAGTTCCACCTGCTCGCCGGTAATCCGGTCAATCGCATTGGAGATTGCGTCAAACGCTCCGTTTCCGACTGCCGCCTCCTGCAGCAATCCCTGTTCATCGTCCACCAACCCTATGGTTGCGGTCGGAATTCCCTGGGTTCCACATGACACCTGCATATATTCCAGACGGTAAGCGACCTTTGAGGAGTCAACTTCATACTCCAGAAGCAGAGAGAGGATATCTTCGTCTGTAACATATTTTTTCTTGTCACAAAGCTCCTTGAATTTCCTGAACACGACATTCAGCGCTTCTCCGTCCAGTTCGTAGCCAAGAGAAGTGATATGATCCTTGAAAGCGTGGCGTCCCGAATGTTTCCCCAACACCAGCTTGGTATCCGCCATGCCGACCGTTTCCGGCCGGATGATTTCGTAAGTGGACTTCTCCTTGAGCATGCCGTCCTGGTGAATGCCCGACTCGTGCGCAAACGCATTGGCGCCTACAATCGCCTTGTTGGGCTGTACCACCATACCGGTCAGCTTGGAAACCAAACGGCTGGTGCGGGCGATTTGTGACAGATCAAATCCAAATGTAGCCTGATAGATGTTTCTGCGGGTTTCAAGCGCCAAAGCTACTTCCTCCAGCGCCACATTGCCTGCCCGCTCCCCAATCCCGTTGATGGTGCCCTCAACCTGGTCAATGCCCGCCTCGATTGCCGCCAAAGTGTTGGCGGCTGCCAGGCCAAGGTCGTCATGACAATGGGCGGACAGTTTCAGATTCTCGATTCCTTTTGCGTTTTCACGAATATAGCGGAACAAATTGGCATACTCGGCAGGAGTCAAATAGCCTACCGTATCCGGAACGTTAAATACAGTGGCTCCCGCCTTGGCAGCAACTTCAGCCACCTTTACCAGGAAATCCGGTTCGGAACGCCCTGCGTCCTCCGCCGAAAACTCCACATCCGAAACAAACTTGCGCGCCAAACGGACGGCCGCATCCGTTTGTTCCAGCACCTGTTCCGGCGTCATCCTCAATTTGTACTGCATATGGATCGGCGACGTTGCCAGGAAGACGTGAATCCGGGGATGTTCCGCCCCCTTCAGCGCTTCCCATGCCTGTTCAATGTCGCTTTGGACGGAACGGGACAAAGAACAAATACTGACTCCGCGAACCTCGTTGGCAATCCGCTTGACCGCTTCAAAATCTCCCTTGGAGGAAGCCGCAAATCCAGCCTCAATGATGTCGACACCAAGTCGAGCAAGCTGCCGGGCAATCTCCAATTTTTCCTCTTGCGTCAAGCTTACACCCGGGGACTGCTCCCCATCTCGCAAAGTGGTGTCAAACACATCAATCTTGCGCATGTAACTCCCTCCCAAACGAATTTTATTTTTTGATCCAAGACATCATTTCGCGCAATCTGGCGCCCACTTGCTCAATCGGATGCTCCGCTTCCTGCTGCTTGATCGCATTGTAGGAAGGACGCCCCGCCTGGTTTTCAAGAATCCACTTCTTCGCAAATTCACCGCGCTGGATTTCTTCCAGAACTTTACGCATTTCTTTTTTCGTTTCCTCGGTGACTATTCTGGGTCCCGTCATGTAGTCGCCAAACTCCGCCGTGTCAGAGATGGAGTAGCGCATTCTTGACAAACCGCCCTCATACATGAGATCTACGATCAACTTTAACTCGTGCAAGCATTCGAAATAAGCGATTTCCGGACTGTAGCCCGCTTCCACGAGTGTTTCGAAACCGGCTTTCACCAAAGCGGTTGCACCCCCGCAAAGCACTGCCTGTTCTCCGAACAAATCGGTTTCCGTTTCTTCCCGGAAAGATGTTTCAAACACGCCGGCACGTGTGCAACCGATACCCTTTGCATAAGCAAGGGCGATTTCTTTTGCTTTCCCTGTGGCGTTCTGGTGAACGGCCACCAATCCGGGAACTCCCCCGCCTTGGGTATAAACCCGTCGAACCAGGTGTCCCGGGCTCTTGGGTGCCACCATTGCCACATCCACATCCGCCGGAGGGGCAATCTGTCCAAAGTGGATGTTAAATCCGTGAGAGAACAGCAACATTTGTCCGGCTCTCAGATTGGGGGCAATTTCTTCCCTGTACACTTGACCCTGCCGTTCATCCGGCATCAGGATCTGGATAATGTCAGCCACTTTCGCCGCATCGGCGACCGTCATCACTTCGAACCCATCTTGTTCCGCCTGTGTCCAGGACCTTCCCGGACGTCCCGCCACCACAACTTTGACGCCCGAGTCCCGAAGGTTCTGCGCTTGCGCATGGCCTTGCGAACCGTATCCAACGATTGCGACAGTTTTTCCTCCCAATAAACTCAAATCCGCATCATGGTCATAGTACATTTTCATCGCAGAATCCCTCTCCCATTTTGTATTTGTCTGAGTCAATCAAACTTTGATTTTTGCCAGCTGGCTTCGAACCAATGCTGTAGTGCCTGTTCTTGCTATTTCTTTGATTCCGTATGGGCGCAGCAATTCGATCAACGCATCGTTTTTCTCCCGGTTTCCGGTAGCCTGGATGATCATCGAATTCCGTCCCACATCGACGACAGAAGCACGGAACGGTTCCACAATGCCGGTGACTTCCGCCCGAACCGTGGGGTTGGCCGCAATCTTGATCAGCAGCAGTTCCCGTTCCACCATCGGTTCGTTTGTGATATCCTGCACTTTTATCACATCGATCAGCTTGTGCAGCTGCTTCATGACCTGCTCCAACGTGGCCTCGTCCCCGAGCATGGTAATGGTCATTCGTGACAAGCCCTGTTCTTCCGCCGGTCCAACGGTAAGGCTGTCAATGTTGAACCCGCGTCTGGAGAACAACCCCGCTACCCGAGTAAGAACACCCGGTTGGTCATTGACAAGTACGGACAGGGTATGCCTCATTTTTCCCACCCCTTAACGATCATTTCGTCGTTTCCTTTGCCGGGCGGAACCATCGGGAAAACTTTCTCCGTTTCTTCGACCAGGAAGTCCACAACAACCGGACCGGGATAAGCCAACGCTTCCGCAATTGCCTTCTCCGCTTCCTCCGGAGTTTCGGCTCGAAGTCCCTTTACATTGAACGCTTCCGCAACCCGTTTGAAATCGGGAGCCGAAATCTTCGATTCAGACAGGCGGTTCCCGTGGAACATTTCCTGCCACTGGCGAACCATACCGAGAAACCCGTTGTTGATGACAAACACTTTGACCGGAATATGGCGCTCCGCAATTGTCTGGAATTCCTGGATATTCATTTGCAGGGAAGCGTCCCCGGCAACGCAGACGACAGTCGCATCCGGTTTGGCAAGCTGTGCGCCGATCGCCGCCGGGAAACCGTACCCCATGGTGCCAAGTCCCCCCGAAGTAATGAAAGTACGCGGTTCTTTTGCCCGGTAAAAATGGGCGGCCCACATTTGGTGCTGGCCCACTTCCGTTGTAACAATCGCTTCACTGTTGGTCATACGGTCCAGCAAATCGATTACGTATTGGGGTTTTAATTCCTTCGAACTGTTCTCGTATGACAAAGGATATTCCCGGCACCAGACCTGGACGTCATATACCCATTCGTCACAGTTTGCGTGGGGAGCTTTTGCCAACAGGGCATCTAACGCCTTTTTCACGTCAGCCACAATCGGATAGTCAATCTTCACGTTCTTGCCGATTTCAGCCGGATCGATGTCAATATGAACCTTTTGCGAATGGGGCGAAAACCGTTCCAGCTTGCCCGTCACCCGGTCGTCAAACCGGACGCCGCACGCGATCAACAGGTCGCAGTGGTAAACTGCCATATTGGCCGCGTAAGTTCCATGCATGCCCAACATTCCGACAAATAACGGATCGGACGGCGGAAAAGCACCCAGCCCCATCAGTGTCGAAACCACAGGGATTCCGGTCTGCCGCGCAAAAGCCCGAATCTGCTCGGAAGCGTCCGCACTAATAATTCCTCCTCCGATGTAAAGCAGCGGGCGTTTTGCCTTTGCTATCGCCGCACATACCCGTTCGATTTGCAACGGACTCGGTTCGGTAGAGGGGTTGTAGCCTCGAATAGAAATTTTTTCCGGAAAAACAAACGGTGCAACCTGATTCGATACATCTTTTGGAATATCGACCAGCACCGGGCCCGGACGTCCCGTACCGGCAATATGGAAAGCCTCCGCGAGAATCCGCGGGAGATCGGCTGCATCGCGTACCTGGTAATTATGCTTGGTGATCGGCATTGTAATGCCGAACACATCCGCTTCCTGGAAAGCGTCCCGCCCAATCATGTAGCTCGGCACCTGCCCGGTAATGATCACAACCGGAGTCGAATCCATGTAAGCGTCGGTAATCCCCGTCACCAGATTGGTGGCTCCCGGCCCGGACGTGGCCATTACCACCCCGACCTTGCCCGTTGCCCGTGCAAATCCTTCCGCCCCGTGAATGGCCGCCTGTTCGTGGCGGACCAATACGTGGTCAATACCCGATTCATACAACGCATCATAGATCGGGAGGATCGCTCCGCCCGGATACCCGAAAATCGTATGGACCCCCAATCTTTTCAAGCATTCTACAACCATTTGCGCACCCGTCATTTGGATCGGCACTGTTTGTTGTTCAGGAGCTGTTGTCGCTGCCTGAGGAGTCATGGTTCTCTCCACCTCTCTCATTCTGAATTGATTCAATAAAACTTATTAAAGCCTTACACAGCTTTGGAAACCAGTTCCGGGATTTTCGTCCCCTCTTGCACCGTAATCTTTCGAAACTCCTTGATCAGCATCTCCGTCATGGGGCCGGGTTTGCCCTCTCCGATAACTCGGGAATCCACATCTATAACCGGAATCAATTCTGCGGCAGTACCTGTTAGGAACACTTCATCAGCCACATATACATCATGTCGGGTGAACACCTTCTCTTCACACGGAATTCCAAGACGGTTGCAGATATCAATGATGGCGTTTCGTGTAATGCCTTCCAGAGCTCCAAGGTATGTGGGCGGGGTCATGACTTTCCCGTCTTTCACAAGAAACACGTTGTCACCGGACCCTTCGCACACATAACCTTCATGGTTTAACATCAGTGCTTCCATGACGCCCGCCCGTTGAGCTTCCAGCTTCACGAGCACGTTGTTAAGATAGTTGAGCGACTTGATCTTCGGGTTCAGCGCATCCGGCACGTTGCGGCGGGTCGCAACCGTCACGATCGACAGCCCTTTCTCATAAAACTCCTGCGGAAACAGCTTCAGCTGCTCAGCAATGATAATCACACAGGGTTTTACGCAGCTGCGGGGATCCAGTCCCAGGTCACCCATTCCCCTTGAGACCACCAGACGGATATATGCGTTTGCATAACCATTCTTGCGCAGCGTTTCCACAACTGCGTCTTCCATTTCCTGTGGTGACAGCGGAATCTCCAACAGAATCGACTTGGCGGATTCGTACAGGCGCTTGATGTGTTCTTTCAACCGGAAGACATTGCCCGAGTAGCAGCGAATTCCTTCAAAGATTCCGTCCCCGTATAGGAACCCGTGATCAAACACGGATACAACGGCCTTGCTTTTCGGTACATACTCCCCATCAAGATAGACTAGCGGTTCTGTCATGCTTACCTCTCCTTTGTCTGAATTGTCTGTCTTAATTGCATAATAAAAATCTCTCGCCATAACACCCGAACGCATGGTAGGTTGATCATTTACCCGTTCGAGT encodes:
- the ilvB gene encoding acetolactate synthase large subunit, with the protein product MTPQAATTAPEQQTVPIQMTGAQMVVECLKRLGVHTIFGYPGGAILPIYDALYESGIDHVLVRHEQAAIHGAEGFARATGKVGVVMATSGPGATNLVTGITDAYMDSTPVVIITGQVPSYMIGRDAFQEADVFGITMPITKHNYQVRDAADLPRILAEAFHIAGTGRPGPVLVDIPKDVSNQVAPFVFPEKISIRGYNPSTEPSPLQIERVCAAIAKAKRPLLYIGGGIISADASEQIRAFARQTGIPVVSTLMGLGAFPPSDPLFVGMLGMHGTYAANMAVYHCDLLIACGVRFDDRVTGKLERFSPHSQKVHIDIDPAEIGKNVKIDYPIVADVKKALDALLAKAPHANCDEWVYDVQVWCREYPLSYENSSKELKPQYVIDLLDRMTNSEAIVTTEVGQHQMWAAHFYRAKEPRTFITSGGLGTMGYGFPAAIGAQLAKPDATVVCVAGDASLQMNIQEFQTIAERHIPVKVFVINNGFLGMVRQWQEMFHGNRLSESKISAPDFKRVAEAFNVKGLRAETPEEAEKAIAEALAYPGPVVVDFLVEETEKVFPMVPPGKGNDEMIVKGWEK
- the ilvE gene encoding branched-chain-amino-acid transaminase; this translates as MTEPLVYLDGEYVPKSKAVVSVFDHGFLYGDGIFEGIRCYSGNVFRLKEHIKRLYESAKSILLEIPLSPQEMEDAVVETLRKNGYANAYIRLVVSRGMGDLGLDPRSCVKPCVIIIAEQLKLFPQEFYEKGLSIVTVATRRNVPDALNPKIKSLNYLNNVLVKLEAQRAGVMEALMLNHEGYVCEGSGDNVFLVKDGKVMTPPTYLGALEGITRNAIIDICNRLGIPCEEKVFTRHDVYVADEVFLTGTAAELIPVIDVDSRVIGEGKPGPMTEMLIKEFRKITVQEGTKIPELVSKAV